A stretch of Lysinibacillus agricola DNA encodes these proteins:
- a CDS encoding alpha/beta hydrolase, which translates to MDKGTVQDLKFYSEALQEELQLYIYVPANYSPLYKYNILIASDGKDYFQIGGITKLADELIDDYEIENLIIAFVPYKDIKDRRHKYIPSGEQHEAYLRFLAHELVPYLDAEYATYQMGMSRGVIGDSMAATASLMAALKYPSIFGKVILQSPYVDEDVLTAVENFKDPGSISIYHIVGKEEDKVVTMDKTIKDFLTPNRQLHNLMLNKGFSTFYEEFDGNHTWKYWKPDLRRALIENFN; encoded by the coding sequence TTGGATAAGGGAACTGTACAAGATTTAAAGTTCTATAGTGAAGCGTTACAGGAGGAATTACAGCTCTACATTTATGTTCCTGCAAATTATTCTCCACTATATAAATATAATATTTTAATTGCATCAGACGGCAAAGATTACTTCCAGATTGGAGGTATTACAAAACTTGCTGATGAACTTATTGATGACTATGAAATCGAAAATTTAATCATTGCATTCGTTCCTTATAAGGACATTAAGGATCGACGTCACAAATATATTCCAAGTGGAGAGCAACATGAAGCATATCTTCGTTTTTTAGCGCATGAGCTTGTGCCATATTTAGACGCTGAATATGCAACCTATCAAATGGGGATGAGCCGCGGAGTCATTGGTGACTCGATGGCTGCAACCGCTTCCTTAATGGCTGCATTAAAATATCCAAGTATTTTTGGTAAGGTCATTTTACAATCGCCGTATGTGGACGAAGATGTTTTGACAGCTGTAGAGAATTTTAAAGATCCAGGCTCAATTTCTATTTACCATATTGTTGGCAAAGAAGAAGATAAAGTTGTCACGATGGATAAAACAATTAAAGATTTTTTAACCCCAAATCGTCAGCTGCATAATCTTATGTTAAACAAAGGATTTTCTACATTTTATGAAGAATTTGATGGCAATCATACATGGAAATATTGGAAACCTGATTTACGTCGTGCATTAATTGAAAATTTCAATTAA
- a CDS encoding GNAT family N-acetyltransferase, with product MYNVKIVETTKEHDDAFAVRKKVFVEEQGVPLHLECDAEDATATHFIMYEGTAPVGAARLRSIEDDAVKIERVSILQDQRGKKLGALIMKEMEKYAISINKKKLKLHAQSYAIPFYEKLGYTVTSPEFMDAGIPHRAMEKTI from the coding sequence TTGTATAACGTTAAGATTGTTGAAACAACAAAGGAACATGATGATGCGTTTGCAGTCCGCAAAAAAGTTTTTGTTGAAGAGCAAGGTGTGCCGCTTCATCTAGAATGTGATGCTGAGGATGCAACCGCAACGCATTTCATTATGTACGAAGGCACTGCCCCTGTAGGTGCTGCACGTTTACGCAGTATCGAGGACGATGCCGTGAAAATTGAACGTGTCAGTATCTTACAGGATCAGCGCGGTAAAAAACTAGGTGCTTTAATTATGAAGGAAATGGAGAAGTATGCCATTTCAATTAATAAGAAAAAACTAAAACTCCATGCACAAAGCTATGCTATTCCTTTTTATGAAAAGCTCGGCTACACAGTAACATCTCCTGAGTTTATGGATGCTGGTATCCCACATCGTGCTATGGAAAAAACGATTTAA
- the spoVAE gene encoding stage V sporulation protein AE — protein MTFVFAFFVGGIICAIGQLLMDVGKLTPGHTLSTLVVAGAILAGMGLYDPLINFAGAGATVPITSFGNSLTHGAIVEAERHGLVGVLTGMFEVTSSGISAAVVFGFIGALIFKPKGNVD, from the coding sequence ATGACATTTGTGTTTGCGTTTTTTGTAGGAGGTATTATTTGCGCCATAGGGCAATTATTAATGGATGTTGGTAAATTAACACCTGGACATACATTAAGTACGCTAGTCGTAGCTGGTGCAATTCTTGCCGGAATGGGTTTGTATGACCCACTTATTAATTTTGCTGGTGCCGGTGCAACTGTTCCTATTACATCTTTTGGGAATTCTTTAACGCATGGTGCAATTGTTGAGGCAGAAAGACATGGGCTTGTAGGTGTGTTAACTGGGATGTTTGAGGTGACAAGCTCAGGAATCAGTGCTGCCGTTGTTTTTGGCTTTATCGGAGCATTAATATTTAAACCAAAAGGAAATGTTGACTAG
- a CDS encoding YjcG family protein: protein MKYGIVAFPSKKLQDLANTYRKRYDPHYAKITPHITLKDSFDATDEDIQSIVKQLDALVAKYAPLNIHASRISSFFPTTNAIYFRIEPTEQLTGFHQALEEQVPFSGTKHVFVPHITIAQKLKDSEHDDIFGQLRMTGVDEKDTIDRIHLLYQLEDGSWTTYETFRLTGAE, encoded by the coding sequence ATGAAGTACGGTATTGTGGCATTTCCATCAAAAAAATTGCAAGATTTAGCGAATACTTATCGTAAACGTTACGATCCTCATTATGCGAAAATTACTCCGCATATAACATTAAAGGACAGCTTTGATGCAACGGATGAAGATATTCAATCCATCGTAAAGCAATTAGATGCACTTGTTGCCAAATATGCACCTTTAAACATTCATGCATCACGCATAAGTTCGTTTTTCCCTACGACAAATGCGATTTATTTCCGCATTGAACCAACTGAACAATTAACAGGATTCCACCAAGCTCTAGAAGAGCAAGTACCTTTTAGTGGGACTAAACACGTATTTGTACCACATATTACTATTGCTCAAAAACTGAAGGACTCCGAGCACGATGACATTTTTGGGCAATTACGCATGACAGGTGTTGACGAAAAAGATACAATTGACCGCATTCATCTTTTATACCAATTGGAAGACGGCTCGTGGACAACATATGAAACATTCCGTTTGACTGGAGCTGAGTAA
- a CDS encoding stage VI sporulation protein F: MNRGFFNSIEQKTGVSMDEIFALANAIQHADFKNEKQVRKIVRRVSKVSNRQITQELEDKLVQSIIQDGASLDFDKITKMMK; the protein is encoded by the coding sequence ATGAATCGCGGATTTTTTAATTCAATTGAACAAAAAACTGGGGTATCGATGGATGAAATCTTCGCATTAGCAAATGCAATTCAACATGCTGATTTTAAAAATGAAAAACAAGTAAGAAAAATCGTACGACGCGTAAGTAAGGTGTCCAATAGACAAATTACGCAAGAGCTTGAAGATAAATTAGTACAATCTATTATTCAAGATGGCGCTTCACTAGATTTCGATAAAATTACTAAAATGATGAAATAA
- a CDS encoding YjcZ family sporulation protein, translating to MGYQGWGAHPYGGHADGCYGGDYGGYYGGHHDGCHGGYYGYGHGHSSTFVLIVVLFILLIIVGATII from the coding sequence ATGGGATATCAAGGCTGGGGCGCGCATCCGTATGGAGGGCACGCTGATGGTTGTTACGGAGGAGATTATGGCGGTTACTATGGTGGTCACCATGACGGTTGCCATGGCGGTTACTATGGTTACGGACATGGGCATAGTTCAACATTTGTCTTAATTGTTGTCCTATTTATTCTTCTAATCATTGTTGGCGCTACTATCATTTAA